In Leptospira levettii, the DNA window GTTCAGAAGAATCTAAGTACATCTTTACAGTTCTTGCCATGGAACCGTGGGGGAGAATTGGATTGGCGATTTTAGAAACTATATGTGTTTTACTCCTATTGTTCCCTCGTTTGGTATGGTTAGGTGCCTTAATGGCATCAAATTTGATGTTAGGTGCAATTTTATCACATTTGGTATTTCTCGGAATTGTTGTGCAAAATGATGG includes these proteins:
- a CDS encoding DoxX family protein, encoding MKLILFHPYSFNIARVLIVLIIGQTLYFKFTGSEESKYIFTVLAMEPWGRIGLAILETICVLLLLFPRLVWLGALMASNLMLGAILSHLVFLGIVVQNDGGLLFILALVVFLLSLYVAFYERRKIPYLRDFFPID